The following are encoded together in the Flavobacterium sp. TR2 genome:
- a CDS encoding GlmU family protein, with amino-acid sequence MNYILFDGPVRNALLPFTFTRPVADILVGIMTIRQKWEKYLGSTITTITEEYLSEKFPMVEMEENIMINAAYLPNDTLAEMVSNLTENQAIFKGEDVIAFFANENQEEVDFDSYEIIHYNEDCITIEHTWDIFSKNDAAIRQDFKYLTEDRTSQPIPKSVNVISPENIFIEEGAKLEFVTLNASTGPIYIGKNAEIMEGTVIRGPFALCENAMVKMSAKVYGATTVGPGSRIGGEVKNSVLFANSNKGHEGFLGDSVLGEWCNIGADSNNSNLKNNYEEVKLWSYETEGFAKTGLQFCGLMMGDHSKCGINTMFNTGTVVGVSANIFGSGFPRNFVPSFSWGGAAGFTTYVTKKAFETARLVMSRRNIEFDATEVAIMEHIFEETKKWRKD; translated from the coding sequence ATGAACTACATTCTTTTCGACGGTCCCGTTCGGAATGCTTTATTACCCTTTACTTTTACACGGCCAGTAGCTGATATTTTGGTAGGAATTATGACAATTCGCCAGAAATGGGAAAAATATCTTGGTTCTACCATCACTACGATAACTGAAGAATATTTGTCTGAAAAATTTCCGATGGTTGAAATGGAGGAAAATATAATGATCAACGCAGCATATTTGCCAAATGATACGCTTGCTGAGATGGTTTCTAATTTGACAGAAAATCAGGCAATTTTTAAAGGAGAAGACGTAATTGCATTTTTTGCGAACGAAAATCAGGAAGAAGTCGATTTTGATTCTTACGAAATTATTCATTACAACGAAGATTGTATTACTATTGAACATACTTGGGATATTTTCTCTAAAAATGATGCTGCGATTCGTCAGGATTTTAAATATCTGACCGAAGACCGTACATCTCAGCCAATTCCTAAAAGTGTCAATGTAATTTCGCCAGAGAATATTTTTATCGAAGAAGGGGCAAAACTAGAGTTTGTGACTTTAAATGCATCGACCGGTCCTATATATATAGGTAAGAATGCTGAAATTATGGAAGGAACCGTAATTCGCGGACCATTTGCTTTATGCGAAAATGCAATGGTAAAAATGTCGGCTAAGGTTTATGGCGCTACAACGGTTGGGCCTGGATCAAGAATAGGAGGAGAAGTGAAGAACTCAGTACTTTTTGCCAATTCAAATAAAGGTCACGAAGGATTTTTAGGAGATTCTGTATTAGGTGAATGGTGCAATATTGGCGCAGATTCTAATAATTCGAATCTGAAAAATAACTACGAAGAAGTGAAATTATGGAGCTATGAAACAGAAGGCTTTGCTAAAACGGGACTTCAGTTTTGCGGTTTAATGATGGGAGATCACAGTAAATGCGGAATCAACACAATGTTTAATACGGGTACTGTAGTTGGTGTAAGCGCTAATATTTTTGGAAGCGGATTTCCTCGCAACTTTGTTCCAAGTTTTTCTTGGGGTGGTGCGGCAGGATTTACGACTTATGTAACTAAAAAGGCTTTTGAAACAGCAAGATTAGTGATGAGCCGAAGAAATATAGAATTCGATGCAACTGAAGTAGCAATTATGGAACATATTTTTGAAGAAACTAAAAAATGGAGAAAAGACTAA
- a CDS encoding DUF4199 domain-containing protein, with protein MINEVIKKNGVTYGVMIGIASALVTATIYAVDLNLFTAWWMGILGIVISLTISIILLSKTKKDLNGVFPFKDAFTTYFIAAVIGILISTTFNIVLFNVIDPGAKDTLSEIMIKYTVGMMQKFGTPASAINEAVAKMKESNPYSTFELLKGSVFAMVISAIFGLIFAAFFKSKSTQE; from the coding sequence ATGATTAATGAAGTTATAAAAAAGAATGGAGTTACGTATGGTGTAATGATCGGAATTGCATCGGCTTTGGTTACCGCTACAATCTATGCTGTTGATTTAAACTTATTTACAGCTTGGTGGATGGGAATACTAGGAATCGTAATAAGTCTTACAATTAGTATCATCCTACTTTCTAAAACTAAGAAAGATTTAAACGGTGTTTTTCCTTTTAAAGATGCTTTTACTACTTATTTTATAGCTGCAGTAATTGGTATTTTAATCTCTACAACTTTCAACATTGTATTATTTAATGTAATTGATCCGGGCGCAAAAGACACTTTGAGCGAAATTATGATCAAATATACTGTTGGTATGATGCAGAAATTTGGCACGCCAGCCTCTGCAATTAACGAAGCTGTTGCTAAAATGAAAGAAAGCAATCCGTATTCTACTTTTGAATTATTAAAAGGATCTGTTTTTGCTATGGTTATAAGCGCAATTTTCGGATTAATTTTCGCCGCATTTTTTAAAAGCAAATCTACACAAGAATAA
- a CDS encoding type B 50S ribosomal protein L31, translating into MKKGIHPENYRLVAFKDMSNDEVFITKSTADTKETIEVDGVEYPVVKMEISRTSHPFYTGKSKLIDTAGRIDKFKTKYAKHAKK; encoded by the coding sequence ATGAAAAAAGGAATTCACCCAGAAAATTACAGATTAGTTGCATTTAAAGACATGTCGAATGATGAGGTTTTTATCACTAAATCTACTGCAGATACAAAAGAAACAATTGAAGTTGACGGAGTTGAGTATCCAGTTGTAAAAATGGAGATTTCTAGAACATCTCACCCTTTTTATACTGGTAAATCTAAACTTATCGATACTGCAGGACGTATTGATAAATTCAAAACTAAATATGCTAAACACGCTAAAAAATAA
- a CDS encoding glycosyltransferase family 2 protein, which produces MNLSILIPLLNEEESLKELYTWIIKVMQSNNYSYEIIFVDDGSTDNSWQIIEGFSNENPNVKGIRFMKNFGKSQALHAGFAKAKGDVIITMDADLQDSPDEIPELYEMITAQKYDLVSGWKKKRYDSVVAKNLPSKLFNWAARKTSGVELNDFNCGLKAYKNVVVKNIEVSGEMHRYIPVLAKNAGFGKIGEKVVIHQARKYGETKFGMERFINGFLDLITIWFLSRFGKRPMHLFGAMGSLMFIIGFLAAGYIGISKLYHMYTGMKYSLVTNNPWFYIALTTMVLGTQLFLAGFLGEIILRTKNNEARYKVAREVNF; this is translated from the coding sequence ATGAATTTATCTATACTTATACCGCTTCTAAACGAGGAGGAATCACTTAAAGAACTCTATACTTGGATCATTAAAGTGATGCAGTCTAACAATTACTCTTATGAAATCATTTTTGTAGATGATGGCAGTACAGATAATTCTTGGCAGATTATTGAAGGTTTCTCTAACGAAAACCCAAATGTAAAAGGGATTCGTTTCATGAAAAATTTTGGAAAATCTCAGGCTTTACACGCTGGTTTTGCAAAAGCTAAAGGCGATGTTATTATCACAATGGATGCTGACTTGCAAGATAGCCCAGATGAAATTCCTGAATTGTACGAAATGATTACGGCTCAGAAATACGATCTAGTTTCTGGCTGGAAAAAGAAGCGCTACGATTCTGTTGTGGCAAAAAATCTTCCGTCAAAATTGTTTAACTGGGCGGCTAGAAAAACTTCTGGCGTTGAGCTGAATGATTTCAACTGCGGATTGAAAGCTTACAAAAATGTTGTGGTAAAAAACATTGAAGTTTCTGGAGAAATGCACCGCTATATTCCTGTTTTGGCTAAAAATGCAGGATTCGGAAAAATTGGCGAAAAAGTAGTCATTCACCAAGCTAGAAAATATGGTGAAACTAAATTTGGAATGGAACGTTTTATAAACGGTTTCCTAGATTTGATTACCATTTGGTTTTTATCAAGATTCGGAAAAAGACCAATGCACTTATTTGGCGCTATGGGCTCTTTAATGTTTATTATCGGCTTTTTAGCGGCTGGATATATTGGAATTTCAAAACTATACCATATGTATACCGGAATGAAATATAGCCTGGTTACAAACAATCCGTGGTTTTATATTGCCTTAACTACAATGGTTCTTGGAACTCAGCTATTCTTAGCAGGATTCTTGGGCGAAATTATTTTAAGAACAAAAAATAATGAAGCTCGATATAAAGTAGCCCGAGAGGTTAATTTTTAA
- a CDS encoding PepSY-like domain-containing protein, with amino-acid sequence MKAKLELTVCLIAGLLFGFSANAQKTVIKKEALPANAQTFLKTHFGSKKPSYILEDKEILSTEYKVQFDNKIEIEFDKKGNWKEVDAKTGKIPKSIIPKKIASYIKTNFPKEDVTKIELGSSGYETKLSNGLELKFNLKGDFIKIDK; translated from the coding sequence ATGAAAGCGAAACTAGAACTGACCGTTTGCCTAATTGCAGGATTACTATTTGGGTTTTCTGCAAACGCACAAAAAACTGTAATTAAAAAAGAAGCTCTACCAGCAAACGCACAAACATTCTTAAAAACACATTTTGGATCTAAAAAACCGAGCTATATACTGGAAGACAAAGAAATTCTTTCTACAGAATACAAAGTTCAGTTTGACAATAAAATTGAAATTGAATTTGACAAAAAAGGAAACTGGAAAGAAGTGGATGCTAAAACTGGAAAAATTCCAAAATCTATTATTCCGAAAAAAATTGCATCTTATATAAAAACTAATTTCCCTAAAGAAGATGTAACCAAAATAGAACTTGGAAGTTCTGGCTACGAAACTAAATTGAGCAACGGTTTAGAATTGAAATTCAACCTAAAAGGAGATTTTATTAAAATTGATAAATAG
- a CDS encoding ABC transporter ATP-binding protein encodes MSNFKKIVPFIYPYKKYAFLNIFFNILYALFSTLSFVALIPMLQVLFDKTKENNVKPVYNGLLHIKEYGENYLSYYITTSKGTHESGYVLSVMVAIIISIFLLKNLADYLAMFFINFLRNGVLKDMRNALYKKTLELPLAFYSEKRKGDVISRISADVNEVQNSFLAILELIVKEPLTIVFTIATMLIISAKLTLFVFIFIPVSGYIISLIGKQLKKQSSKAQEEQGKFLSTIEETIGGLKVVKGYNSENYFNKVFQDSTERFFTLSNSIGNRQNLASPASEFMGITVIAILLWYGGQMVLIDKTLEGAAFIAYMGLAYNILTPAKAISKASYGVKRGNAAAERVLEILEQENTIVSKENAIEKTTFDDNITVQNINFKYEEETVLKDFSLKIKKGQTVALVGQSGSGKSTIANLLTRFYDVNDGSISIDGINIKDMNLQSLRSLMGLVTQDSILFNDTIKANIALGKLDATDDEIIEALKIANAYEFVKDLPQGIYTNIGDSGNKLSGGQKQRLSIARAVLKNPPIMILDEATSALDTESEKFVQVALENMMQNRTSIVIAHRLSTIQKADVIVVMQKGKIVEQGTHDELIAKNGTYNKLVTMQSFES; translated from the coding sequence ATGAGTAATTTCAAAAAAATAGTTCCTTTTATATACCCATATAAGAAGTATGCGTTCTTAAATATCTTTTTCAATATTTTGTATGCGCTTTTCAGCACACTTTCGTTTGTTGCTTTAATACCGATGCTTCAGGTATTATTTGACAAAACCAAAGAAAACAATGTAAAGCCCGTATACAATGGCCTTTTGCACATTAAAGAATATGGGGAAAACTATTTAAGCTATTATATCACCACCTCAAAAGGAACTCATGAATCTGGCTATGTATTGTCTGTCATGGTGGCCATAATCATCTCAATCTTTTTATTGAAAAATTTAGCTGATTATTTGGCTATGTTTTTCATCAATTTTTTGAGAAATGGCGTTTTAAAGGATATGCGAAATGCATTGTACAAAAAAACATTAGAACTTCCATTGGCTTTTTATTCTGAAAAAAGAAAAGGAGATGTAATTTCTAGAATTTCAGCAGACGTAAACGAGGTTCAAAACTCCTTCTTAGCAATCCTAGAGCTTATTGTAAAAGAACCTTTAACGATTGTTTTTACCATAGCTACGATGCTTATTATCAGTGCCAAACTGACTTTATTCGTCTTCATTTTTATTCCTGTTTCTGGATACATCATTTCATTAATCGGAAAACAGCTTAAAAAACAATCTAGCAAAGCCCAAGAAGAACAAGGAAAGTTTCTTTCTACAATCGAGGAAACAATTGGCGGATTAAAAGTGGTAAAAGGATACAATTCTGAAAACTATTTTAATAAAGTTTTTCAAGATTCTACAGAACGCTTTTTTACTTTATCAAATAGCATTGGCAACCGTCAGAACTTGGCTTCTCCTGCCAGTGAATTTATGGGAATTACAGTTATTGCCATTTTGCTTTGGTATGGAGGCCAGATGGTTTTGATTGATAAAACTTTAGAAGGTGCTGCATTTATCGCGTATATGGGATTAGCTTATAATATTCTAACTCCTGCAAAAGCCATTTCTAAAGCTTCTTACGGAGTAAAAAGAGGAAATGCCGCAGCAGAACGTGTTCTTGAAATTTTAGAACAAGAAAACACTATTGTTTCTAAAGAAAATGCAATCGAAAAAACAACTTTTGATGACAACATCACGGTTCAAAATATAAACTTTAAATATGAGGAAGAAACTGTTTTAAAAGATTTTTCTCTTAAAATTAAAAAAGGACAAACCGTTGCGCTTGTTGGACAATCTGGAAGCGGTAAAAGTACGATTGCAAATTTATTGACTCGTTTCTACGATGTTAATGATGGATCTATTTCTATTGACGGCATCAATATTAAAGACATGAACCTGCAATCGCTTCGCAGCTTGATGGGGCTAGTAACACAAGACAGTATTTTATTTAATGACACTATTAAAGCAAATATCGCTTTAGGAAAATTAGACGCTACTGACGACGAAATTATCGAAGCGCTAAAAATTGCAAACGCATATGAATTCGTAAAAGATCTTCCGCAAGGAATCTACACCAATATCGGAGACAGCGGAAACAAACTTTCAGGCGGACAAAAACAGCGACTATCTATCGCTCGTGCCGTTCTTAAAAACCCGCCGATTATGATCTTAGACGAAGCAACATCGGCATTGGATACTGAAAGCGAAAAATTTGTGCAGGTGGCACTTGAAAATATGATGCAGAACAGAACTTCAATTGTGATTGCACACCGTCTCTCAACAATTCAAAAAGCAGATGTGATTGTGGTAATGCAAAAAGGAAAAATCGTTGAGCAAGGAACCCACGACGAATTGATTGCAAAAAACGGAACGTACAATAAGCTGGTAACGATGCAGTCTTTCGAATCGTAA
- a CDS encoding DUF2971 domain-containing protein — protein sequence MYLNNPNIKLPDDPDTIVWKYLDLSKFLDLLLSKKLFMSRSDKFEDQYEGTFSEPTYEEIKKLAVDNPEFLNYYKTHREKVAISSWHINEYESFAMWQIFTKNNEGLAIQSTIKRLQKAVKPENNFDQYIGEVKYIDYKKEYIPFDDLFFPFLFKRKSFQYEREVRILSDTSKSDIKLNDGLKINVDINQLIEKIYIHPKSENWYKKLVIELVERLGFGFEIEKSDLESDILI from the coding sequence ATGTATCTTAACAACCCCAACATAAAACTTCCTGACGATCCCGATACTATTGTTTGGAAGTATCTAGACCTATCTAAATTTCTTGATTTATTGCTTTCGAAAAAACTTTTCATGTCACGTTCAGACAAGTTTGAAGACCAATACGAAGGAACTTTTAGCGAACCTACGTATGAAGAGATTAAAAAACTTGCCGTAGACAATCCTGAGTTTTTAAATTATTACAAAACGCATCGCGAAAAAGTAGCGATCAGCAGCTGGCACATCAACGAATATGAATCTTTTGCCATGTGGCAGATTTTTACCAAAAATAATGAAGGTCTAGCTATTCAATCCACAATTAAAAGACTGCAAAAAGCTGTAAAACCCGAAAACAATTTTGACCAGTACATTGGCGAAGTAAAATACATTGACTACAAAAAAGAATACATTCCGTTTGATGATTTATTCTTTCCATTTTTATTTAAAAGAAAAAGTTTCCAATACGAAAGAGAAGTCCGAATCTTGAGTGACACTTCAAAAAGCGATATCAAATTAAACGACGGGTTAAAAATCAATGTAGACATCAATCAATTGATCGAGAAGATATACATCCATCCGAAATCTGAAAACTGGTACAAAAAACTGGTAATTGAGTTGGTAGAACGCCTAGGTTTTGGTTTCGAAATTGAAAAATCGGATCTGGAAAGTGACATATTGATTTGA
- a CDS encoding phospho-sugar mutase — MNIAPNILNAVNEWLTPTFDQETQAAVKELMTTSPKELEESFYKNLEFGTGGMRGVMGVGDNRINKYTLGKNTQGLSDYLHKVFPNEPLKVVIAYDCRHNSNTLAKVVADVFSANGIQVYLFSDLRPTPELSFALKYLKCQCGIVLTASHNPPEYNGYKVYWQDGGQIVPPQDKEIVNVIESLGYDKIKFNANESLIQYIDTELDKAFIKSSIENASFSTPAEAKDNLHIVFTSLHGTSIKSIPDVLAQAGYKNVHIVPEQAIPDGDFPTVKSPNPEEPEALTMALALADKTDSDIVVGTDPDCDRLGVAVRNNDGKMILLNGNQTMVLMTSFLLKQWKKAGKLNGKQFVGSTIVSTPMMMELATSYGVECKVGLTGFKWIAKMIKDFPELEFIGGGEESFGFMVGDAVRDKDAVAATLLICEVAAQAKAAGSSVYKELLQLYVENGFYKEFLVSLTKKGMEGLQEINQMMIDLRENPLKEINGQRVIMVEDYQSSIALNLLDGSESTMDIPKSNVLIYYTEDGSKICARPSGTEPKIKFYISVNAEIESVSDFDEAESFLDQKIQNIIADMQLK; from the coding sequence ATGAATATCGCACCAAATATATTAAACGCCGTAAATGAATGGCTAACACCAACATTTGATCAGGAAACGCAAGCCGCTGTTAAGGAATTAATGACTACTTCGCCAAAAGAACTTGAAGAGAGTTTTTACAAAAACTTAGAGTTTGGAACTGGTGGAATGCGCGGTGTAATGGGCGTTGGAGATAACAGAATCAACAAATATACGCTTGGGAAAAACACTCAGGGATTATCTGATTACTTGCATAAGGTTTTTCCAAACGAACCATTGAAAGTTGTTATTGCTTATGACTGCCGTCATAACAGTAATACGCTGGCAAAAGTGGTAGCCGATGTTTTCTCTGCAAACGGAATTCAGGTTTATTTGTTTTCTGATTTGAGACCAACTCCAGAATTATCTTTTGCTCTTAAATATTTAAAATGCCAATGCGGAATTGTTTTAACGGCTTCTCACAATCCGCCAGAGTACAACGGTTATAAAGTATATTGGCAAGATGGAGGACAGATTGTTCCTCCGCAAGACAAAGAAATTGTCAATGTGATTGAAAGTTTAGGTTATGACAAAATCAAATTTAACGCAAACGAAAGTTTGATTCAGTATATTGACACAGAACTTGACAAGGCATTTATAAAATCGTCTATCGAAAATGCAAGTTTTAGTACTCCAGCTGAAGCCAAAGACAATCTTCACATTGTTTTCACTTCATTGCACGGAACTTCTATAAAATCAATTCCAGATGTTTTAGCTCAAGCTGGATATAAAAATGTTCATATTGTTCCTGAACAGGCTATACCAGATGGAGACTTCCCAACTGTAAAATCTCCAAATCCAGAAGAACCAGAAGCTTTAACTATGGCTTTGGCTCTGGCAGACAAAACAGATTCTGACATTGTAGTAGGAACAGATCCTGACTGCGACCGTTTAGGAGTTGCTGTTCGCAACAATGACGGCAAAATGATTTTGTTGAACGGAAACCAAACGATGGTTTTAATGACTTCTTTCCTATTGAAACAATGGAAAAAAGCAGGCAAACTTAATGGAAAACAGTTCGTTGGTTCAACAATCGTTTCAACTCCAATGATGATGGAATTGGCGACAAGTTATGGAGTTGAGTGTAAAGTTGGTCTGACTGGCTTTAAATGGATCGCAAAAATGATCAAAGATTTTCCTGAACTTGAATTTATTGGAGGTGGCGAAGAAAGTTTCGGATTTATGGTTGGTGATGCCGTTAGAGACAAAGATGCTGTTGCCGCTACTTTATTGATTTGCGAGGTTGCCGCTCAAGCCAAAGCAGCAGGAAGCTCTGTTTACAAAGAACTTTTACAGCTTTATGTTGAAAATGGTTTTTACAAAGAATTCTTAGTTTCTTTAACAAAAAAAGGAATGGAAGGTTTACAGGAAATCAACCAAATGATGATTGATTTGCGCGAGAATCCTCTGAAAGAAATTAACGGACAAAGAGTTATAATGGTCGAAGATTACCAATCGTCTATTGCTTTAAATTTATTAGACGGTTCAGAATCAACTATGGATATTCCGAAATCGAATGTATTGATTTATTACACAGAAGACGGATCTAAAATTTGTGCAAGACCAAGCGGAACTGAGCCTAAGATTAAATTCTACATTAGTGTAAATGCTGAAATCGAATCAGTTTCAGATTTTGATGAAGCAGAAAGTTTCTTAGACCAGAAAATTCAGAATATCATTGCAGATATGCAATTGAAATAA
- a CDS encoding TonB-dependent receptor → MSYNRFTFAFLFLFFSCIALAQNARIKGLILDSEKHPVMGVNVSSQDAFVQSDSNGFYEIVIPSNKKVSLIFTHVSLKMMSLTVSLKTNEVYVFNPIMSNSEEQMGEVFVSSGNRKRVQGITSVDTETIKKIPGANAGIENILKTLPGVNSNNELSTQYMVRGGNYDENLVYVNEVEVYRPFLIRSGQQEGLSFTNTDLVQNVEFSAGGFQAKFGDKLSSVLDITYRKPTQFGAAFEASFLGGSAAVDLVSKNKKWSAVTGVRYRNNSLLVNSQDTETNYKPTFGDIQTNVNYDISEKWQMSFLGNISQNKYSYEPLVRQTNFGTADQPMALAVYYDGQEKDQYNTYFGALKTTYKASPTLTLKLIGSLFHTTEKEHFDILAQYRLGNVNTEDPEDASAIDFTRGIGSQLNHARNDLDALIANIELKGTKDWKESQLEFGLKYTRESIRDRVVEWEVIDSAGFSINPPLVILPKNNQPYTPYTGPLLPYQNIRATNFNTINRFSGYAQWNKQSEIGSSQIWYHLGARFQGWNVAGALEEGKTQFVVSPRAQFAIKPDWDRDMVFRISGGLYHQPPFYRELRDLDGVVNPNVKAQEAIHVVLGNDYDFKMWNRPFKWVTELYYKSLSDVNVYSIDNVRIRYVANNNAKAYAQGLDFRLNGEFVPGTESWVSFGYMKTEENYENKGYIARPTDQRLKFAMLFQDYMPNIPSVKVYLNLVYNTGLPGGAPAYTDPYLYQNRLNDYRRADIGFAKVFVDASTQNTKKGWLKNFKELAVGLEIFNLFNNQNAITNTWVRDVYSKNQYAIPNYMTSRVFNVKINARL, encoded by the coding sequence TTGAGTTATAACAGGTTTACATTCGCTTTTCTCTTTTTATTTTTCAGCTGTATCGCATTAGCTCAAAACGCCCGTATTAAGGGATTGATTTTAGATAGTGAAAAACATCCTGTTATGGGAGTAAATGTTTCTTCACAAGATGCTTTTGTGCAGTCTGACTCTAATGGCTTTTATGAAATTGTAATTCCGTCAAACAAAAAAGTCTCTCTAATTTTTACTCACGTTTCGTTAAAAATGATGAGTTTGACCGTTAGTTTGAAAACAAATGAAGTGTATGTTTTTAATCCGATCATGAGTAATTCTGAAGAGCAAATGGGAGAAGTTTTTGTTTCTTCTGGAAATAGAAAACGAGTTCAAGGAATTACATCTGTTGACACTGAAACCATAAAAAAGATTCCAGGTGCAAACGCAGGAATCGAAAATATTCTGAAAACGCTTCCCGGGGTTAATTCAAATAACGAATTGAGCACGCAATATATGGTTCGCGGCGGGAATTATGATGAAAACTTGGTTTATGTAAACGAAGTAGAAGTATATCGCCCATTTTTAATTCGTTCTGGACAGCAGGAAGGACTTAGTTTTACCAATACTGATTTGGTTCAGAATGTTGAATTTTCTGCGGGCGGATTTCAAGCTAAATTTGGAGATAAATTGTCTTCTGTTTTAGATATCACCTATCGCAAGCCAACTCAATTTGGAGCAGCATTTGAAGCCAGTTTTTTGGGCGGAAGTGCGGCAGTCGATTTGGTTTCTAAAAACAAAAAATGGTCGGCCGTAACAGGAGTCCGTTATAGGAACAACAGCCTTTTGGTCAATAGTCAAGATACAGAGACCAATTACAAACCGACTTTTGGAGATATTCAGACTAATGTGAATTATGATATTTCTGAAAAATGGCAAATGAGCTTTTTAGGAAATATTTCTCAGAATAAATATTCGTATGAACCTTTGGTGCGCCAAACTAATTTTGGAACGGCAGATCAGCCAATGGCGCTTGCGGTTTATTACGACGGACAGGAAAAAGACCAATACAATACCTATTTTGGAGCTTTAAAAACGACTTATAAAGCATCGCCTACACTTACGCTGAAATTAATTGGGTCTTTATTTCATACCACAGAAAAAGAGCATTTTGATATTTTGGCACAATATCGTTTAGGAAATGTAAATACTGAAGATCCTGAAGATGCCTCTGCAATTGATTTTACCCGCGGAATTGGTTCTCAACTAAACCATGCCCGAAATGACTTGGATGCCTTAATCGCAAATATTGAACTGAAAGGAACTAAAGACTGGAAAGAAAGCCAGTTAGAGTTTGGCTTAAAATATACAAGAGAATCAATTCGAGATCGAGTAGTGGAGTGGGAAGTGATTGATTCGGCAGGGTTTTCTATAAACCCGCCTTTGGTTATTCTTCCAAAAAATAATCAGCCTTATACGCCTTACACGGGACCGCTTTTGCCTTATCAAAATATTCGAGCGACTAATTTCAATACTATAAATCGATTTTCGGGTTATGCGCAATGGAACAAGCAGTCGGAAATTGGTTCGAGCCAGATTTGGTATCATCTGGGAGCGCGTTTTCAAGGCTGGAATGTTGCGGGAGCTTTAGAAGAAGGAAAAACACAGTTTGTAGTAAGTCCACGTGCGCAATTTGCCATAAAACCAGATTGGGATCGCGATATGGTTTTCAGGATTTCGGGCGGATTGTATCATCAGCCTCCATTTTACAGAGAATTACGTGATTTGGACGGAGTTGTAAATCCGAATGTAAAAGCTCAGGAAGCCATTCATGTGGTTTTAGGAAATGATTATGATTTTAAAATGTGGAACCGTCCTTTCAAATGGGTGACGGAGCTTTATTATAAATCGCTTTCTGATGTAAATGTATATTCGATTGACAATGTCCGAATTCGTTATGTTGCCAACAACAATGCAAAAGCTTATGCGCAAGGCCTTGATTTTAGATTAAACGGAGAATTTGTGCCGGGAACTGAATCTTGGGTGAGTTTTGGATATATGAAAACTGAAGAAAATTACGAAAACAAAGGCTACATTGCTCGTCCGACAGATCAGCGTTTGAAATTTGCGATGCTGTTTCAAGATTATATGCCAAACATTCCAAGCGTAAAAGTATATTTGAATTTGGTTTACAATACAGGTTTGCCAGGAGGTGCGCCAGCATATACTGATCCGTATCTGTACCAAAACAGATTAAATGATTACAGAAGAGCTGATATTGGTTTTGCAAAAGTTTTTGTAGATGCTAGTACGCAAAATACAAAAAAAGGCTGGCTGAAAAACTTTAAAGAATTGGCTGTTGGGTTAGAAATTTTTAATCTTTTCAATAATCAAAACGCCATTACAAATACGTGGGTTCGCGATGTGTACTCAAAAAATCAATATGCGATACCAAATTATATGACTTCGAGGGTTTTTAACGTTAAGATAAATGCGAGGCTGTAA